The region TTCCAGGAATATTCCCTGCTTATTAGCTAGCTTTTAGGTTTATAAGTTTACTATTAGgtctttattttattttaataattcgtTGGCCATTTATTCAGATCCTAGGTGAGAGCTGTAGGATCcaataaaatatgaatGACTCAAATATAGTAGTGGATCCTAGGGGACAGAAACGTACCTTGAATGCAGAGATCCCGACATCCAATCTAATAGCTGCTTCAACCTCAACTCTCAATTCAAGCTCTAATATAAGTCTGCCCGTTACAACAATTCCAACCAATatcaaaaatgaaattgagGCGCCAAATAATCTAAACATAAACATACTCTCAAGAGCAAGCGGAACAGCTACTATGAAtccaacaacaacaatactCCCTTCAACTACAGGAGTTAAAAGGCGGCTTGCATGTTCTAGCTGCCGTAGAAGAAGGAAAAAATGTGATATGCAGTACCCATGCGGGAATTGTGTCCATTATAAGGACTCCTGTAACATCAATGAAGAGGATATGAGAAGACAACGCCATTCTTCTACTTATGTCAAGTCATtagaaaatcaaatattactGTTACAGAAATCTCTGGAAGCggctaataataaactaaGCTTAACAACTCCCAATAATATCAGTACTTCCTCAACTACAAACATAACTACAGATACATCTACTACTGTAAATAACTTATCAAGAAATGGAAACAGTAGTAATACTAGCCTATCATCTCTTCCGCCCGTATCACCATCTTTCTTAAACTCCAACTCACCAACAACATCTACTACTACCCcttcaacaacaataaagaaattagtTCCGACTGAAAGAAAATGGAAGAATTTAGTGACAGGTAGTGTTTATCCAGATGGACCTGTAAGTTATAaaccaaaaataaataaaggtAGGAACGCTCTTTCTATATCGTCATTAATATCATCCGGATCTAATATAACTTCATCATGTATTAACACAGGTACGATATCCAGCAATACAGTCACTAATATAGATAGTAATGATGGGGTTGGAATTTCGACTACGAACAAAAATGGCCCACACGCTAATAATACAATACTATCAAGTACGTCAACTTCATCCTTGGAAGATTTAACTACTACTACACCAAATGGTAGTATTAGCAGTACTAATTCTGAATACCaaaataatccaaatgGCATTACCTATTCCTCAAAATCACAAACTCTGGAGGAACGTATATCTGATTTGAAAACTACAAAGATTGTTAGAACAACGAGTAATAAAGATGCAAATCAAATTACAAACGATCCTAAAATCATTAGATctttatctaatttttataaGTGGCTATATGCTGGACTTTTCACATTCGTTCATCGTGAAAGTTTTTTATATGGGTTTTTCAATCATGCAAAGAACAATTACGAGGATTCTGAATATTGCTCCATTGAATTGATTTACTCAATGTGTGCAATTGGTTCAAGGCTAGTCCCTGAACTACAAGAATATTCTGAGATATATTACGAGAAAAGTAAGactatattattaaaattagtgTTTGATGACGATAATACAGCGCATATTACAACAGTTCAAGCTTTATTTTGTCTAGCATTTTATGAACTAGGGAAAGGTAATAACCAATTAAGTTGGTATTTTTCCGGGTTGGCCATCAGAGTTGGTTATGAGATGGGATTTCAATTAGATCCACAAGTTTGGTATACAGATGACGAGAATGATAATGTCAAATTAACCAAGAGTGAATTGGAAATCAGATCTAGAATATATTGGGGTTGTTATATTGCAGACCATTTTATCTGTTTAATGTTAGGTAAAACGTCAACTTTAAGTGTTAGTAATTCCACTATTCCTGAATCAGATGAGTTACCAGAAGTAGATGGTACTGAGGATTTCCGATTTGTTGGGAAACacattcttcaaatttcGTTAccattaaagaatttaattatcTTATCAAGAATTGTAGAAATCTTCAcatcaaaaatttttattgagACAGACGAaatcaatttaaaattaatgtatttacaaaattttaatttaaaagtttaCAATTGGAGACAATCATTACCGGATTTATTGAAATGGTCTAATGACTTAATACAAGATCAGGATGTTTCCACAGATCCAACAATTTCATACTTTTggtatcattattatctggTGCGACTGATCTTTAATAAACCATTCATGgaagataatgaagaatcaAGAAATGTAGTGATTGAAGTCATTGAagatttaataatcttgtttgataatttcaaatataaattcgATGGGTTCCTTAAAGCTAATCTGTATCAATTATACCTATGTCTGCTAGCCACAAGATGTATCAAAACATTGATGACTTTGACTGATATCGATCATAAGATGCAAAAAGTTTGGCCTAAccaattgaaatatttctctAACATTCTATTAAAGGAATTGACACCTGCTTATGAACTGGCGAATAGAATGGAGGAAGATGTAGATTTCGAATTAGAACAAGACAAACATACAGCTACACAAGTCAATACCAACACATACACATACGATTTCTCATTGAGTAACGAAATTGATGATTTGATCAGAGACTTATTCGGCCCAAATCTCTGGAATGAGACGACCAATGTGTCACATCCTACCACAATGGAGAATCCAGAAGAATTGTAGGACCGGTCCCC is a window of Henningerozyma blattae CBS 6284 chromosome 5, complete genome DNA encoding:
- the TEA1 gene encoding Tea1p (similar to Saccharomyces cerevisiae TEA1 (YOR337W); ancestral locus Anc_7.56), which produces MNDSNIVVDPRGQKRTLNAEIPTSNLIAASTSTLNSSSNISLPVTTIPTNIKNEIEAPNNLNINILSRASGTATMNPTTTILPSTTGVKRRLACSSCRRRRKKCDMQYPCGNCVHYKDSCNINEEDMRRQRHSSTYVKSLENQILLLQKSLEAANNKLSLTTPNNISTSSTTNITTDTSTTVNNLSRNGNSSNTSLSSLPPVSPSFLNSNSPTTSTTTPSTTIKKLVPTERKWKNLVTGSVYPDGPVSYKPKINKGRNALSISSLISSGSNITSSCINTGTISSNTVTNIDSNDGVGISTTNKNGPHANNTILSSTSTSSLEDLTTTTPNGSISSTNSEYQNNPNGITYSSKSQTLEERISDLKTTKIVRTTSNKDANQITNDPKIIRSLSNFYKWLYAGLFTFVHRESFLYGFFNHAKNNYEDSEYCSIELIYSMCAIGSRLVPELQEYSEIYYEKSKTILLKLVFDDDNTAHITTVQALFCLAFYELGKGNNQLSWYFSGLAIRVGYEMGFQLDPQVWYTDDENDNVKLTKSELEIRSRIYWGCYIADHFICLMLGKTSTLSVSNSTIPESDELPEVDGTEDFRFVGKHILQISLPLKNLIILSRIVEIFTSKIFIETDEINLKLMYLQNFNLKVYNWRQSLPDLLKWSNDLIQDQDVSTDPTISYFWYHYYLVRLIFNKPFMEDNEESRNVVIEVIEDLIILFDNFKYKFDGFLKANLYQLYLCLLATRCIKTLMTLTDIDHKMQKVWPNQLKYFSNILLKELTPAYELANRMEEDVDFELEQDKHTATQVNTNTYTYDFSLSNEIDDLIRDLFGPNLWNETTNVSHPTTMENPEEL